Proteins found in one Lycium ferocissimum isolate CSIRO_LF1 chromosome 6, AGI_CSIRO_Lferr_CH_V1, whole genome shotgun sequence genomic segment:
- the LOC132060673 gene encoding uncharacterized protein LOC132060673, which yields MFKIISQLKLCGENITDHDMLEKTFSTFPASSMLLQQQYREMKFKKYSDLISHLLVAEQHNELLMKNHESRPTGTAPFPEVHEANFRHSRRGRGRGLSRGHGRGRGRKFNHDSRLAPNNTLHHQQCKKKDESMKLCKRKIQKINATDMEERGTGHVPVIRQSI from the coding sequence atgtttaaaattatttctcagttgaaattatgtggtgaaaatatCACTGATCATGATATGCTGGAGAAAACATTCTCCACTTTTCCTGCCTCGAGTATGCTCCTGCAGCAGCAATACCGAGAGatgaagttcaagaaatattctGATCTAATCTCACATCTTCTAGTTGCTGAACAACATAAtgaattattaatgaaaaatcatgaaagtcgACCTACTGGTACTGCCCCATTCCCTGAAGTGCATGAGGCAAATTTTCGCCATTCTAGGCGTGGAAGAGGTCGTGGCCTCAGTCGTGGTCATGGTCGTGGTCGAGGAAGAAAATTTAATCATGATTCTCGTCTTGCACCAAATAATACCCTTCACCACCAGCAGTGTAAAAAGAAGGATGAAAGCATGAAGCTGTGCAAAAGAaagattcaaaaaataaatgctACCGATATGGAGGAAAGGGGCACTGGTCACGTACCTGTCATACGCCAAAGCATCTAG